The genomic stretch AAGAATTCGAGAAGCGAAATATAAACTCCTGCATTTCCCTTCAGAAAAGCAGTTATTCCAATCCTTAAAGAACGTTTTAATGCAAAAATAAAAGACCCTTCAACAGGGTCTTTTATTTTTGCATTATTTGTTTACTACGTCATTTCCTTTGTAAGTACCACAAGCCTTACATACACGGTGTGATAGTTTCATTTCGCCACAATTTGAGCACTCTACCATACCAGGAACTTGTAGTTTAAAGTGCGTACGACGCGTTCTTTTCTTCATTTTAGATGTTCTTCTAAAAGGTACAGCCATTATTCCCACCTCCTTAAAAGAGTTTTTAATCATATGAAG from Bacillus sp. 1780r2a1 encodes the following:
- the rpmF gene encoding 50S ribosomal protein L32, whose amino-acid sequence is MAVPFRRTSKMKKRTRRTHFKLQVPGMVECSNCGEMKLSHRVCKACGTYKGNDVVNK